The Acinetobacter defluvii genome includes a region encoding these proteins:
- a CDS encoding metal-dependent hydrolase: MNAYIKHQVDPVVRSNLDFKIDEIPRFWFGGDPFKTRMFDALSLTFPIGERYFIQSVRALRNKISDPELAQKVTDFIKQEAQHGIAHDKMNEEMKKQGMPVDQFIAFLDQHLQYVLKHRSKQYNIAMTAAAEHLTALMAETFYSKKETLADVHPYARALFAWHAIEEMEHRDVAYDVMQHVGEVSETLRKFALAFITLQMFGFTFYRANVMLKYDGFSAFQRAKMAAQGLPWFFGKKGKLSMMQKPYMDWYKKDFHPSQHPIIRQYQTWVDTLAKTNDPIAAGEAFWQAAL; this comes from the coding sequence ATGAATGCATATATCAAGCACCAAGTTGATCCTGTTGTACGTAGTAATTTAGACTTTAAAATTGATGAGATTCCACGTTTTTGGTTTGGTGGAGACCCATTTAAGACACGCATGTTTGATGCTTTAAGTTTAACTTTTCCAATTGGTGAACGTTACTTCATTCAAAGTGTGCGTGCCTTACGTAATAAAATTAGTGATCCTGAATTAGCACAAAAAGTCACGGACTTTATTAAACAAGAAGCACAACACGGCATTGCCCATGACAAAATGAATGAGGAAATGAAAAAGCAAGGCATGCCTGTCGATCAGTTTATTGCTTTTTTGGATCAACATTTACAATACGTACTCAAGCATCGTTCAAAGCAATATAATATTGCGATGACCGCAGCAGCCGAGCACTTAACTGCACTGATGGCTGAAACTTTTTATAGTAAAAAAGAAACTCTCGCAGATGTTCACCCGTATGCACGTGCCTTATTTGCGTGGCACGCAATTGAAGAAATGGAACATCGTGATGTGGCTTATGATGTCATGCAACACGTGGGTGAAGTGTCTGAAACCCTACGTAAATTCGCCTTAGCTTTTATTACTTTGCAAATGTTTGGATTTACTTTTTATCGTGCCAACGTCATGTTGAAATATGATGGTTTTTCAGCATTTCAGCGTGCCAAAATGGCAGCGCAAGGTTTACCTTGGTTTTTTGGAAAAAAAGGGAAACTTTCCATGATGCAAAAACCTTATATGGACTGGTATAAAAAAGATTTCCATCCAAGTCAGCATCCTATTATTCGTCAATACCAAACTTGGGTTGACACACTCGCCAAAACCAATGATCCGATTGCTGCAGGTGAGGCATTTTGGCAAGCAGCGTTGTAG
- a CDS encoding metal-dependent hydrolase, producing the protein MNAYVKHQVDPVVRTKLNFKLDEVPRFWFGGDPFKTRMFDALSLTFPDGERYFIECVRLFRDKITDPDLQRRVADFIRQEAQHGIAHDKMNEEMRKQGMPVDQFINFLMRLFKSELKNRSPQYNIAMTAAAEHLTALMAETFYSKKETLADAHPYVRALFAWHSIEEMEHRDVAFDVMQQVGEVPEYLRKFTLALTTVAMFGFTSYRANIMLSHDGFSRLERLKLAYRGLPWFFGRRGVMSRMKRQYLDWYKPDFHPSQHPIIRQYQVWVDTLAETNDPIAAGEAFWQAAE; encoded by the coding sequence ATGAATGCTTATGTAAAACATCAAGTTGATCCTGTTGTTCGTACCAAACTGAACTTTAAGCTTGATGAAGTTCCACGTTTTTGGTTTGGTGGCGATCCCTTTAAAACACGCATGTTCGATGCACTCAGCCTGACTTTCCCTGATGGTGAGCGTTACTTTATTGAGTGTGTCCGTTTGTTTCGTGACAAAATTACTGATCCTGACTTGCAGCGACGTGTTGCAGATTTTATTCGCCAAGAAGCGCAACATGGCATTGCACATGACAAAATGAATGAAGAAATGCGTAAACAAGGCATGCCTGTTGACCAATTCATCAACTTTTTAATGCGTTTGTTTAAATCAGAACTGAAAAATCGTTCACCACAATACAACATTGCCATGACCGCAGCAGCAGAACATCTCACAGCATTGATGGCAGAAACCTTTTATAGCAAAAAAGAAACATTGGCTGACGCACATCCTTATGTACGTGCTTTATTTGCTTGGCATTCGATTGAAGAAATGGAACATCGTGATGTCGCCTTTGATGTGATGCAACAAGTCGGTGAAGTACCTGAGTATCTAAGAAAGTTTACCCTTGCACTGACCACAGTCGCTATGTTTGGTTTTACTTCATACCGCGCCAACATCATGCTCAGTCATGATGGTTTTAGCCGTCTTGAACGTTTGAAATTGGCTTATCGCGGCTTGCCTTGGTTCTTCGGTCGACGAGGCGTCATGAGTCGAATGAAACGTCAATATTTAGACTGGTACAAGCCAGACTTTCATCCAAGCCAACATCCGATTATTCGCCAATACCAAGTTTGGGTAGATACTTTAGCCGAAACCAATGATCCAATTGCTGCTGGAGAAGCTTTTTGGCAAGCAGCTGAATAA